One Primulina eburnea isolate SZY01 chromosome 4, ASM2296580v1, whole genome shotgun sequence genomic window, TCTTCCCGATGTGATATATAGACAAAACGTGATGCTGAGGGTTTGAAGAGTGGTGCGTGAAATGGCCATGTATTTTGATTTGTTTATTTGGTCAAGTCAATAGAATTGACTTCAAGTTTTAAAAGGACCCACAAGTCTGAGATTTTTGAACTTGAAGGGGTCTTCAGTCTTCCATGGATTAATTGATGGTCAATCATAtagtatatataattttgtgaaacaaatTTTTAACTCGATCCaatatatgaaaaaaataaattttttttaaaaaatattatttttcactttGACTATGAAAGTGGCACGTCTCACAAAAATAGATCAGTATATAGTTATTTAAGCTTTCATTAATTAAAGGGCAACTAAAGTAAGCTTTATCTATTAAAAGTAAACTAAAAGTAGGAAAATGAATTGGGTTTAAGCaataaattcacatatttttagggaaaaaattaaataatcaagtCGGTGATAATTCTTGCAGTTGATTCATTGCTCGGTCCAATGGATTAATATCGTAAATGAAAATTAAGTTGTAATTTGCCGGCCTTAATCTTGAAATTCAGAATAACTATTATTCCAGAGACTTTTACATAACTAGCAAGGGTTTAGTCGTCGGAGATttgaaatagtaaaatattgttTGTTTTAAAATAGTAATTATTATCATATATCAATATAATTAGATCACGTGAATCATTTGTATTTTAGGGGGAGTTGACATCATGGGCTTATTATTCAAACGTCAAAATTTCAGCACACCATGGGGAAAAATACTTCATATATGTAATATAGAAAAATccgtaaaatattttaatggatattagattttgataaatgattaattaattatgagaaGTATTAGAACTTGATTTATCGTAAAATCTTTAGTTTGAAAAAAGTGGAAGGGAATGGTGATTGAGCAACCCATTTCGGTCCAATTTTTTCAAattgtaaaaacttgtgtgagacggtctcacaagtcCTATTTTATGatacatatctcttatttgggtcatccgtgaaaaattattactttttatgacaAGAGTATtacatttattataaatatctgTAGGGTAGACCAGatccgtttcacagataaatattcgtgagatcgtTTTACAAAAGACGTAGTCTTTCCaaatatgtgattttaaaaTTGCATGTATCTCCAAAAAAAAGTGTACGtctatatttcaaaaaattatataaattcatGTTCTTGATTCCCACCTATAAAGCTTCGATTTATATTTAGGGTTGAAAAGTCAAAATAAGACCAAAAAATTGACTTGGCCCTCCTTGTAAAAGAAAGTACGGTCTGTTTGTTGGCGAAGTCAGACAAATAGAGTTCCAGATGACAAGTaataattcttttatttttgaagATATGGTGTCGCCATAATCACCGGAGAGAATattttttcgtttttttttttatattttaattttagtttttttttttaaataatcaaacataatatttttctatCTTAAATCacaaagatatttaattaattattcttatatgattaaattacaaaaattaattttgatattattttatttattagttcataatatttttctatCTTAAATCACAAAGATAttatgcattaattaattattcttatatgattaaattacaaaaattaattttgatattattttatttaatcaatAAAACATTATGAACTATATATTAAAAACGAATAAAGACTATATTTACAactaaattataatattttattacatATATAGTATTGATGCACCTAAAATAAAAGTATAGTTTTGATTGGGGACGTAAGATAGGCTTGGTTGGTAAATCGAACCACCTAGCCGATGAACGGTCTTACTTAGGTGGTAAACAAATCCACGTAGACAGTATATGATTAATTTTGTGGGCATCACTTGCGTCACGAACACTCGTCAGGAGAGCATTGAGAGTGTTCACGGCATAAAAACTCTGTCGCTCAAGTCAACAAGCATTTCCAAAAAAATCCGTTAAAACTAAACAGTTTGAGCAAATATAACTATATGAGCGCATCCCTTGAATTGCATGGAGTTCttctatttataaatttttaggaGTGTCTAACGGGCTTGGATTTTCgcaaatacaatcaaaattctGGGCTTCAGTAGtgttaaaactcaacaaataacTAATTgaattagatttattaaattgagtttatttttataaatccaacaaataattaattatcgaGTTGGATTAACTTATTAGATTAGGCTTGTGCCAAtcaagtatataatatatatatatatatatatatatatatatatatatatatatatatatatatatatatatatatatatatatatatatatatatatgaataaacAAAAGTATTATATGTGAGGTTTTAACTGGGAAAACTATCAACGGAAGTAAATATCAGTAAAGTTTGTAATTAGAAGCtcacaaaataaataattttaaaaatatagaaattataagaaaggatgattttttattttttttccatcATCGTGAATTTTgtcatttttttcaaaatacatttttgtttaaaaatagaCGTATGACTATGAGTGTTAGGAATTTTGAACTTAATAAATATATCTTGCCAgaatttatttgtttttcaaTCAAGCAATCAAGTTAATTTTGACATAAACTTGATTTTACCGATGTATTAAAgaagaaaataataatttttttcgatataaaatgagaaaaaatattataaaaagttTTTTActggaattattattattattattattattattattattattattattattattattatctacaCACCTAATTATTTTATCTTCACAACATAAATAATGACAAAtcattttatattttgaaatccatatttttatAATTGAGTTATTAAAAAgaatagtttttatttttaaaatgatataatcaataCATTTTAATTATAACAAGAATATTTCAAATCATAGTTATGTAAAATAATGTTGGATAATTAAGTTTTGGTGATTAAGCAAATTAAGCTAAATTGAACTTGATCATAAGCTGAATTAAACTGAACTAAATATGAGCTAAACTTAAAGTACAAGACAAAATCTATGTGAAGTCTAACAAATAAAAAGGTCTACTGAACTGATAGTTGAAGACCAACTAGACTAAAATATAGTTGAGTAAATGAAGAAACATTCTCTGAAAAATCAGTTAGACTACTCAAAGTTACAAAACCGAATTATGAGTTAAAGTCTTTTGTACCATACGTCTTTGAATTGTCATAAATCTGCGAACTCTACTTACAATGTACAAATCATCGAAAAAAACTTTGCCATGAAAAAGATCCTATTAACAGCTACCATATTTGgaacatatataatattttattttaatggcAGTTGAAACCAAGTTTCTAAATAGAGGAACTTGTAAATCAGTGAGGCTCTCTGGAATTATCGCGTAAGTTCAAATATTCTCAAACTTTCAATAGCCCAACATTTTTTAAGATTTCTTAGCATACACTTAAATATCATATGAGATAATTGAAGATCAATTTGTGCTTAATATTTTCATTCTTTCAATATTTAAGTAAACTAAATTAGGAGTTTTAACTAGACAATGATGAAGCTCTAGTGAATCGATTTGTTACCAAAGTTGTAATCTCCAAAGCTTTCTACTGAACATCATCCCCACAAGGAATAAGAGGtgacataaaaattatttaaatatccgAATATCTAAAAACATATTTGTGTTACTTATATTTCTGACTTACTCTTGATAACTCAATTGTTTTTCTTACTCAACTTTTTTTAATATTAGATTAGATCTATCATTTTAGCTTTCTTCCGTACAAAACTTTATCTGATTTGTCAAACTAACATTAATTTGATgacaattaataaattcaaaattgctaactcaatcaaattcttggaCAAATTAGTTTGATTGTTTATTCAACCCTTCTTCTAACGAATCACCCGATCATAACAAGCAATAAACAGAATTTTGGTCACAAATatgattataaaaatttatgtttatcTATGTCAAATAATTTTCCTACTCATATTTATCAATATTATCCATTTCCCCGACTACTTTAACATATTGTCTTAGAGACGAAATCTTCTGCTATATTTGATACTTTAGATTGTGCTATAATTTACTCAAACAAGTCTCGCTTGCAAAaactaataaaaattaaacgCACTATGTACCATATATGAACAAAATGCAATTAATCATTCATAAATCTTTAgattcatatattttttttaaaaaatgaaaatatattgTATCTCTAACATGATAAgagattaaaataatatattgacgatttttttaattaaaatattgatGAATCGAATGCTTTGTCAGTGATTTATTCTATTTTGTTCATACGTGATGTTTAGTGCATttagtttttaattttattaaacgaCACTTGTTTAAGCAAACTGTAACACGGTTTGGATCGCCAAGTGTCGCAGAAGAATTCATCCCGAAAACAAATTGtacaatatttttgaaatatcagAACTAAAAAAATGTTACTTTCTCAATTATTGTAGGAAACCGATGATTTAAATTGGAGCAACTTTCAGGTAAGCCCCAGCGGGAAGAACTAAAAATAcatttattttgacaataaaATGTCCTTACATCACAACGTAATAATTATTTGCTGATGAGAATTATGAGCTCATAATCAAAACCTTGTACTACCTGGGTTAAGGCTTTGGTTTGATTCAAAATTTTGGATATCCTTCACCATACCACGTAAACTCCTCCTTTCCAGTAGAACTAGCGCATGTTGCGACTAAGCAATCCTTGAAATGATACATAAAGATCTTTATTGTCTGTTCCGAAAATGTCCTCTGCCTTTCTCAAAGTCTCCTGAATGCAGGAAAGCTGACGggtaagaaaacattttaaacaacaACTGTTCAATGAAAAACAGCTGACAGAAACTAAAATTCTAGAATAAGATACACGGGTATCATAGAAGGAACTTAGTAATACCTCTCTAGATTGTCTTTGTGCGTTCAATTCCTTGATGTTGGTCAGAAACGCACCGAACTGCTCCAACGATAGACGACTCCTGCAATTTTGACAATATAACAAATCCTTGAAAGATCAAAAGTGACTAGGCATGGTTATTTCTTTCATATTTCGACTTTTGTGGAGCTTCTTTCTTTGGTATGGCTTATAAAATTTAGAAACTTGTTCGTTTTCTTTTGTCTTCTAAGACAGAAATAGTCTCACATAAAGACTACAAATCACGGTCATAAAGTATTAAAAGTTTGGATTTCATACTAGTTCTAAACACATTTCGGTTAAAAGGAAATGTTACTCTCACCTGGCTTGACGAAAGAACTCCTTTCCATCAATTCTAGGAGTACGAGCTACTAGTTTTATTTACACAAGAAAGCAAAAAAATTAAGATAAAGATATGACAGGTATAGATAACAGATAATTATCTAACCGATCAAAAATACTAATTACGCATCTCCAAATCAAAGTGCTATagatttaaattttcaaaaaaatactgTAGACCTGAGAGTGGGCGTCCACGAGGAGGAGAGTTGGCTGCTGAAGATTGCTGGCTTGATGGAAACCAAGCAGAAAGAGAACCTCGTCCATCGTACTGCAGCATAGGAGAGTTGGTGCCGGATGTCTTCTGAGGAGAGCCAGCAGCTGAATACTTTCTTGGTGACACGCTAGCAGATATCATATTTGGAGTTCCAGAGGGAGTAAGTCGGGGTGATACATAGCGTGCCATCGACAAACTTTGTACACCATGCTTAGAGACTgccaaataaaataatagataaaaCCATTACTCACACTAGAGCCTTGGAAGCAGTTTCGCAGATGTTGAACATCACTTAAAACAAGATTTGGGTTCAATACCATCATAATTTGTGGTAGAATTGTCCGTAGAGCCggaaaaagaaagatattttcGGTAGCCGTTTGCCTCCTCATCTACATTTAAAACCACGGATAACACCGAATCATCACATGCAGATGAAAGAACATAGGCAAAGATACAAATTCTAACTGCAAAATGCACACGTAATACACGGGCAAAACTTTAAATTACCATTTGTGGGATAGGTCTTGGGGACGGATGGGTCATAAGTGCCAATATCAACAGTTTCAGCCTGCTGCGATGAAAGCTAAAGATTTTAATTCACAGCAAGTAGAAATCAGAGAAGTGACTAACCCACATAAAGTTCAGCATTCTTACAAACAAAGTTTAGTTTTCTTACAGGTGTGTTTTCATCATTCAACGATTGCATCAGTTGCCTCTTGAATGTCTCCAGCTGTCAAAAGAACATTTCAATAGTTCATCAAGCACAGTCCTCATAAACCCAAATACAATGGAGCTAACTAACAATCAAACAGCGTTAATAGAAATGAATTCCCAATAACCGGAAGATAACATAACTAACAATTATTATCTCGGTACCACTACAACAACTCTACAAGGGATTTACAAGCTGAAAAACCAGTCCACGATACCCTTTACGTGGGCATTAATCCTAAATCTATATTCTTTCTCATTTCTGACTCGTAGTTTAAGAGATATATGtaatataaaattattgttGGCTAACCCATTGCCTTCCCTATGAGAAAAAGGATATGAAAATGAGATGAAGTAAATCTACCAGAGAGGTCCAAAAAAAGAACATTACAAGTATACTTGACAAGAATCACCTTAGCCAAATCTCGACccagcttcttcgctgtcaatGCCAAGGAATCCTTCTCCTTCAGTAGCTTTATCTGCAAATCAATCAACTACCAACTCAGAAAGTAAAACCAATAAAATTTAAAGGAAAAGAACCAAAATTTGCTTGAAACGAAAGTTTAACGTTATCCTCGCGCGTGATTTTCAATCTCAATTCAGCTTCCTCGTAGGCCGTCTCTAGCTCAGAAACCTTATCTTCCAGCTCCACAATCCGCCGGTCTTTCTCTTGTAGTTTCTGCTGAAGCCTACCCGCCTCCGTCTCCAGCTTCGACACTCGCGACGCGATCGCCATAGACGTGATCTTACGCGCCAGATCCAGCTGGTCGTAGGGGTCCGCCGGTATCACCGACAATACGTCGTCCGGCAAATTGAAGTCTGGGCCCACCCTGCTGCCATCATTTCCGCCTTGCGCCATTTAAGACATCCGTACGAACTAAACCTAATTGGCGAAATCTGAAATCTTCAGAAAATTAAGAGGAAATATGCAGGTGAGGAATAAGACGATGTCGGAGAAATCTATGCAAGAAACTCGATTAATTTGTCGAGATTATGCGTTTGGTAGGAGACACATAACGAAGAGCTTCTGTTTTGAAAAAATTTTAGGTTTCCCTCCCCAACGGATCTTTCCAAATCCTTGGCAACAAGTTGTCTTTTTCTCGATGACGCAACTGTTCCATTTGTGACCCATATACAAGGTAGGATTTCAAAATAAGGATATTAAAAAGTTAAGGATACGAGACCGGGCTTCTAAGTCCAATGGTCTCATCCATCGGATTAGCTGGCCTCTCACCCCGGGTTCGATTCCTCTACCCTGCGTgatttgtaataaaaaaaaaaaaaaaaagttaaggatatattttaatatatattaaattttttttttatgtttttgtataatataaaaaagataaattttaaaatttatcttaAGAATTTAATGTATTTAGATACATGATAAATAGTATTTATAATAatgagtttttaaaataaatttatagaaGAATAagtcaaaaaattgaaaatatatattatattattcattcaAATTATTCAGTTATATAATTTTGTACTTTAATAACTataatttaatttgattattatttaatatttatagtGTAGAATTAAAATGAATAAATCATAATACAaattttgtttttgtatttttatttttcttctcaatTTCGATTATAATTATTTGATCACGGATAAAATCGGTTTGAGAGTAAGTTGTTGTCTATACTTCACATTCACAAGATATAAACGAGGCGATCTTAGCTTGACAACCTTCCATCTCTCCCCCCATGTTTTTAAAGGAAAAACTAAAAT contains:
- the LOC140828978 gene encoding uncharacterized protein At4g15545 isoform X1; protein product: MAQGGNDGSRVGPDFNLPDDVLSVIPADPYDQLDLARKITSMAIASRVSKLETEAGRLQQKLQEKDRRIVELEDKVSELETAYEEAELRLKITREDNIKLLKEKDSLALTAKKLGRDLAKLETFKRQLMQSLNDENTPLSSQQAETVDIGTYDPSVPKTYPTNDEEANGYRKYLSFSGSTDNSTTNYDVSKHGVQSLSMARYVSPRLTPSGTPNMISASVSPRKYSAAGSPQKTSGTNSPMLQYDGRGSLSAWFPSSQQSSAANSPPRGRPLSVARTPRIDGKEFFRQARSRLSLEQFGAFLTNIKELNAQRQSREETLRKAEDIFGTDNKDLYVSFQGLLSRNMR
- the LOC140828978 gene encoding uncharacterized protein At4g15545 isoform X6, yielding MAQGGNDGSRVGPDFNLPDDVLSVIPADPYDQLDLARKITSMAIASRVSKLETEAGRLQQKLQEKDRRIVELEDKVSELETAYEEAELRLKITREDNIKLLKEKDSLALTAKKLGRDLAKLETFKRQLMQSLNDENTPAETVDIGTYDPSVPKTYPTNDEEANGYRKYLSFSGSTDNSTTNYDVSKHGVQSLSMARYVSPRLTPSGTPNMISASVSPRKYSAAGSPQKTSGTNSPMLQYDGRGSLSAWFPSSQQSSAANSPPRGRPLSARTPRIDGKEFFRQARSRLSLEQFGAFLTNIKELNAQRQSREETLRKAEDIFGTDNKDLYVSFQGLLSRNMR
- the LOC140828978 gene encoding uncharacterized protein At4g15545 isoform X4; this translates as MAQGGNDGSRVGPDFNLPDDVLSVIPADPYDQLDLARKITSMAIASRVSKLETEAGRLQQKLQEKDRRIVELEDKVSELETAYEEAELRLKITREDNIKLLKEKDSLALTAKKLGRDLAKLETFKRQLMQSLNDENTPQAETVDIGTYDPSVPKTYPTNDEEANGYRKYLSFSGSTDNSTTNYDVSKHGVQSLSMARYVSPRLTPSGTPNMISASVSPRKYSAAGSPQKTSGTNSPMLQYDGRGSLSAWFPSSQQSSAANSPPRGRPLSARTPRIDGKEFFRQARSRLSLEQFGAFLTNIKELNAQRQSREETLRKAEDIFGTDNKDLYVSFQGLLSRNMR
- the LOC140828978 gene encoding uncharacterized protein At4g15545 isoform X3 — protein: MAQGGNDGSRVGPDFNLPDDVLSVIPADPYDQLDLARKITSMAIASRVSKLETEAGRLQQKLQEKDRRIVELEDKVSELETAYEEAELRLKITREDNIKLLKEKDSLALTAKKLGRDLAKLETFKRQLMQSLNDENTPQAETVDIGTYDPSVPKTYPTNDEEANGYRKYLSFSGSTDNSTTNYDVSKHGVQSLSMARYVSPRLTPSGTPNMISASVSPRKYSAAGSPQKTSGTNSPMLQYDGRGSLSAWFPSSQQSSAANSPPRGRPLSVARTPRIDGKEFFRQARSRLSLEQFGAFLTNIKELNAQRQSREETLRKAEDIFGTDNKDLYVSFQGLLSRNMR
- the LOC140828978 gene encoding uncharacterized protein At4g15545 isoform X5, with translation MAQGGNDGSRVGPDFNLPDDVLSVIPADPYDQLDLARKITSMAIASRVSKLETEAGRLQQKLQEKDRRIVELEDKVSELETAYEEAELRLKITREDNIKLLKEKDSLALTAKKLGRDLAKLETFKRQLMQSLNDENTPAETVDIGTYDPSVPKTYPTNDEEANGYRKYLSFSGSTDNSTTNYDVSKHGVQSLSMARYVSPRLTPSGTPNMISASVSPRKYSAAGSPQKTSGTNSPMLQYDGRGSLSAWFPSSQQSSAANSPPRGRPLSVARTPRIDGKEFFRQARSRLSLEQFGAFLTNIKELNAQRQSREETLRKAEDIFGTDNKDLYVSFQGLLSRNMR
- the LOC140828978 gene encoding uncharacterized protein At4g15545 isoform X2, which codes for MAQGGNDGSRVGPDFNLPDDVLSVIPADPYDQLDLARKITSMAIASRVSKLETEAGRLQQKLQEKDRRIVELEDKVSELETAYEEAELRLKITREDNIKLLKEKDSLALTAKKLGRDLAKLETFKRQLMQSLNDENTPLSSQQAETVDIGTYDPSVPKTYPTNDEEANGYRKYLSFSGSTDNSTTNYDVSKHGVQSLSMARYVSPRLTPSGTPNMISASVSPRKYSAAGSPQKTSGTNSPMLQYDGRGSLSAWFPSSQQSSAANSPPRGRPLSARTPRIDGKEFFRQARSRLSLEQFGAFLTNIKELNAQRQSREETLRKAEDIFGTDNKDLYVSFQGLLSRNMR